ACTTTTTCTCAAATTGCCAAAAACCGGCCCGATTGACCCGCCATATTCATCCTCAAGCAAGGGCAAACGCCCAGAACAGAATGCACAAGAGGACCAGAGCCATGAAAACCAACAAACGCTTCATCAAAGGTGTCGTCGAAGCCGCAGCCAAGAACGATACAGTGATGCCCTGGGCCCGCGGTGCACGCCGCGCTGCATTCATCGCCAAGCGCAACGCCGCAGCGCCGCAGCGCAAAAGCGCCTAACGCAGAGATCTCCCTCCCGGTTACCGGGATTTGAACGTTCCCTCGTTCAGAACGCCCCGCATGTGTTGATTCGCATGCGGGGCGTTTTTGTCTGCAAATGTGGCAAATCCATCCACAATTAAGGAAACAGTAAGGCAACCCCCCTCAAAATTGGGAAAGAAAGAGGCGTCAATGTCCCCGGTTTTTTGACAATCACGGGCTTGGGCTGCGATTTTCGCTGCAATGACGACATGAGATGACACCTGTTATTTCCGTGGTTGTCGGTGGGGGCCGACACGGATGTGACCAACCTGAGAAAGGTTTTCGCATGACATTGAACGCATACCGCAGCACCGGTGCGACATCCGCAGGACTGTCACAGCCGGGCTTTGCCCAATACCCACCGGCACAGCGTGGCGGGCGCGGCACATCGCCCGTGCCCATGCGCAGTTTTGAAATTGCCGCGCTGCGCAAAGACGGATCGCTGTTCATCGGCCAAGATCGTGCGCCTGCCCTATCCTTGTTTGAATCCGCCTTCACCGCCTTTGCCCGTGGCACTGTCATCCAGACCGAAATCGGCGGCATCGCCGTGGAAGACCTGCAACCGGGCGATATGGTCAACACCTCCTCGGGCGAGCCGGCACCCGTGATCTGGATCGGATCCAGCAGCTTTGTCCCTGCCGACGCAGGCCGCCGGATGCCATTGATGCGCATCATGGCGGACAGTTTCGGCCCGGCGCGCCCCTCGTCTTTCCTGACTGTGGGACCGGGCGCGCGTATTCTCAAGACGCCGCATCACCTGCGCGGCGAGGCTGGCGAAACCAGGCTGCTGACCCCGGTGCGGGAATTTGTGGATGGTGTGAATGTGATTGAAGTGGTGCCACCGACGCCGGTGCGCCTGTTCCACATTTGCCTGACCCGCCATGCGGCGATCAATGCAGGCGGGCTGGAGATGGAGACATTTCACCCCGGTGCCCATGCGATGCGGGCAACGTCATCCTCCTTACGGGACCGATTCCTGGAAATGTTTCCGCAGATCGACACCTTGGCCGATTTTGGGCCTCTGGCACATCCCCGCGCACCCGAAGCGGGTTTGGACACCGGAACCGTTCAGGCGCTTCAGGCCTGAGTTTCGAGCCGCTGTTCCAAAACATCAAAGGGAACGCCAGGGTCATCCTTGGCGCCCCGGATCACCAGGCTGGTTTTGACACTGGCCACATTGGGTGTGGTCAACAAGTCACCGGTGAGAAAGCTTTGAAAGCTGGACAGGTCCGGCGCCACGCATTTGAGGATGAAATCCACCTCGCCGTTGAGCATGTGGCATTCACGCACCAGCGGCCATTCGCGGCATTTTGCTTCGAAGGCACTCAGATCAACTTCGGCCTGGCTGGCCAGCCCCACCATCGCAAACACCTGCACCTCAAAGCCCAACTCGCGGGCGTCAACATCGGCATGGTAACCCTTGATGTACCCCTGTTCCTCGAGGGTACGCACCCGGCGCAGACAGGGCGGCGCGGAAATACCAACCCGTTTGGCCAATTCAACGTTGGTCATCCGACCGTCCGCCTGCAATTCAGCCAGAATTTTCCGATCAATCGGATCAAGCCGTGTGCCTGCCATGTTTGCCCCTTTCAAGATTGCGATTCTTATAGCAGCGCCAGTGGCGCACGCAATATTGTTTCGCATTCACGCAAGATTCTTTCTGCGATGTCTGAACACCCCGACTTGAGCACCAAGATGCACCCATTGATCTTTGGCGCTAACAGCTTGGGTTTGCGGCTGATAATCGGATTTCTGTCGCAGGTAAAGCGGCCTTGGCTCCCTATCCGGAATCTTCAGGGGTTTAAGCAGGCCGCCGCCATGGCTATATCGGGCGGGCTGCAATTGATCTTCGGGGGTGCCATATGGCCGAGACACGCAAAACCAAAGTTCTGATCATCGGCTCAGGCCCAGCGGGATATACCGCAGGCGTTTATGCCAGCCGCGCCATGCTGGAGCCTATCTTGGTGCAGGGCATCGAACCTGGCGGCCAGTTGACCACCACAACAGAGGTCGAAAACTGGCCCGGCGATACCGAGGTGCAAGGGCCGGATCTGATGGTCCGCATGCAAGACCACGCAAAGGCGATGGGCACCGAAATCATCGGCGATATTATCACCGATCTGGATCTGTCCAGCCGCCCCTTCCATGCGACAGGCGACAGCGGCACCACCTATGTGGCAGACGCGGTCATCCTTGCCACCGGCGCCCGTGCCAAATGGCTTGGCCTTGAGAGCGAAGAAAAGTTCAAAGGCTTTGGCGTATCTGCCTGTGCCACATGTGATGGCTTTTTCTATCGCGGTCAGGAGATCGTCGTCATCGGCGGCGGCAACACCGCCGTGGAAGAGGCATTGTTCCTCACCAACTTTGCCTCCAAGGTCACGTTGATCCACCGCCGTGATGAGCTGCGGGCGGAAAAGATCCTGATCAACCGCTTGATGAAAAACCCCAAGATTGAGCCTCTCTGGTTCCATGAATTGGAAGAAGTTTACGGCACCGACAATCCGCTGGGCGTCGAAGGCGTCAAGGTCAAACACACCAAAACCGGCGAGATCACGGACATTCCGGCCAAGGGTGTTTTTGTTGCCATCGGTCACGCGCCTGCCAACGAATTGGTCAAAGATACGCTGGAGACCCACATGGGCGGCTATGTCGTGACCAAGCCTGATAGCACAGAAACGTCGATCCCCGGCGTGTTCGCTGCGGGTGATCTGACAGACCACAAGTACCGCCAAGCGGTGACCAGTGCGGGCATGGGGTGTATGGCCGCGCTTGAAGCGGAGCGTTTCCTTGCCGAAGTCGGTGATGACGAAGGCAAAGACACCTCCCTGCCGCTGGGTCACGGTGCAGAAGTAAAAGAGGGCGTTTAACGCCAATTTAGACGGTTTGGCGTGGTTTTTGCGCCAAACCGCGAACTTTTTCCTTTTTGAAAGCTGTTTTTTCGAGCTTTGCTAGACATTTGTCTTATTGAAGGGGCATACCGCGCGGGAAAGTCGCGCTGCGACCTGAGGCAAAACGAGAAAACCATGACAATGTTGAGCAATCTGGCCCCGATACCGGAGCTTTTTGTATCCTACGATTCCGCGCAGAAGATGAAACTTGAGGCGGCGGAACTGACCAGCCACGATCTGTCTCCGCGCCAGATTTGTGATCTTGAACTGTTGATGAATGGCGGGTTCAACCCGCTCAAAGGGTTCCTTTCCGAAGAAGACTACAACGGTGTTGTTGAAAACATGCGGCTGGCCGACGGCAGCCTCTGGCCAATGCCGATCACGCTGGACGTCTCCGAAGACTTCGCCGCCTCGATCGAAGTGGGGCAAGATATCGCCCTGCGCGACCAAGAGGGCGTTATCCTTGGCACCATGACCGTGACCGACCGCTGGACGCCCGACAAATCGCGCGAGGCCGAGAAGGTTTTCGGCGCGGATGACGACACCCATCCAGCCGTGAACTACCTGCACAATCAAGCCGGCAGCGTCTATCTTGGCGGTCCGGTCACCGGCATCCAGCAACCGGTACACTATGATTTCCGTGCCCGCCGCGACACGCCAAACGAATTGCGCGCTTATTTCCGCAAGCTGGGCTGGCGCAAGATTGTGGCCTTCCAAACCCGCAACCCCCTACACCGCGCCCATCAGGAACTGACGTTCC
This window of the Sulfitobacter mediterraneus genome carries:
- a CDS encoding Hint domain-containing protein, with the translated sequence MTLNAYRSTGATSAGLSQPGFAQYPPAQRGGRGTSPVPMRSFEIAALRKDGSLFIGQDRAPALSLFESAFTAFARGTVIQTEIGGIAVEDLQPGDMVNTSSGEPAPVIWIGSSSFVPADAGRRMPLMRIMADSFGPARPSSFLTVGPGARILKTPHHLRGEAGETRLLTPVREFVDGVNVIEVVPPTPVRLFHICLTRHAAINAGGLEMETFHPGAHAMRATSSSLRDRFLEMFPQIDTLADFGPLAHPRAPEAGLDTGTVQALQA
- a CDS encoding Lrp/AsnC family transcriptional regulator, producing the protein MAGTRLDPIDRKILAELQADGRMTNVELAKRVGISAPPCLRRVRTLEEQGYIKGYHADVDARELGFEVQVFAMVGLASQAEVDLSAFEAKCREWPLVRECHMLNGEVDFILKCVAPDLSSFQSFLTGDLLTTPNVASVKTSLVIRGAKDDPGVPFDVLEQRLETQA
- the trxB gene encoding thioredoxin-disulfide reductase — encoded protein: MAETRKTKVLIIGSGPAGYTAGVYASRAMLEPILVQGIEPGGQLTTTTEVENWPGDTEVQGPDLMVRMQDHAKAMGTEIIGDIITDLDLSSRPFHATGDSGTTYVADAVILATGARAKWLGLESEEKFKGFGVSACATCDGFFYRGQEIVVIGGGNTAVEEALFLTNFASKVTLIHRRDELRAEKILINRLMKNPKIEPLWFHELEEVYGTDNPLGVEGVKVKHTKTGEITDIPAKGVFVAIGHAPANELVKDTLETHMGGYVVTKPDSTETSIPGVFAAGDLTDHKYRQAVTSAGMGCMAALEAERFLAEVGDDEGKDTSLPLGHGAEVKEGV